A region from the Pseudomonas cucumis genome encodes:
- a CDS encoding YdgA family protein, translated as MNKSAGVLLGIVVAIGAISAGGAWYTGSKLDGVLNTSIADANKELQAALAGSNGTASLELVSLDRHVFSSTAHYRLKGEGEMFGEAPVELLFVDRIEHGPLPFSRLVSLKWLPVLATSHYELEKTPLTEKWFAAAKDNSPVKGVVNIGYDNSTKGTLEFLPLETALDDKSNLTFSGMKLDVAASAQAQKVKADGYMDSLKLTTVAEDQTPVQVELNGLTVASNLNKSTYGYYTGENTIELTNSKTTFGAKQSVLGVKNFEMKNKTEESGTNASGRADYKVGEVSLNGKTVGSAQMAMSLKNLDIPSTMSLMQIYQTKLQPYEKAAAEAAAAGLPAPELNLTPAEEAQVKTGLEKLLAAGPQVALENLSFNTSNGESRANLVLDLTKPQSMDLPPDQLVKQLIALLDFNLLVSKPMLVDVLTVQSQIDGQTDAKLIADQASATADMFSSMAVGTQLAKLDGNNVVTKLHYANNQVDFNGQKMTLEEFVGFVMSKLGGTGDVTLQ; from the coding sequence ATGAATAAATCAGCAGGCGTGCTTCTAGGAATTGTCGTGGCCATCGGTGCAATCAGCGCTGGCGGTGCGTGGTACACCGGCAGCAAACTCGATGGGGTGCTGAACACCTCGATCGCCGACGCCAACAAAGAGCTGCAAGCCGCGCTGGCTGGTTCCAACGGCACGGCGTCGCTGGAGCTGGTGTCGCTGGACCGCCATGTGTTCAGCAGCACCGCGCACTACCGCCTCAAGGGCGAGGGCGAGATGTTTGGTGAAGCGCCCGTCGAGTTGCTGTTCGTCGATCGCATCGAACACGGCCCGCTGCCGTTCTCGCGCCTGGTGTCGCTGAAGTGGTTGCCGGTCCTGGCTACCAGTCACTACGAGCTGGAAAAGACCCCGCTGACCGAGAAGTGGTTCGCGGCCGCCAAGGACAATTCCCCGGTCAAAGGCGTGGTCAACATCGGCTACGACAATTCCACCAAGGGCACCCTCGAATTTCTGCCGCTGGAAACAGCGCTGGATGACAAATCCAATCTGACTTTCTCCGGTATGAAACTCGATGTAGCCGCCAGTGCCCAGGCACAAAAGGTCAAGGCCGACGGTTACATGGACAGCCTGAAGCTGACCACCGTGGCCGAAGATCAAACCCCGGTGCAGGTCGAGCTCAATGGCTTGACCGTGGCCAGTAACCTGAACAAAAGCACGTACGGCTATTACACCGGCGAAAACACTATCGAGCTGACCAACAGCAAGACCACCTTCGGCGCCAAGCAGTCGGTACTCGGCGTCAAGAACTTTGAAATGAAGAACAAGACCGAGGAATCGGGCACCAACGCTTCGGGGCGTGCCGATTACAAGGTCGGTGAAGTGTCTTTGAACGGCAAGACTGTCGGTTCTGCGCAGATGGCCATGAGCCTGAAAAACCTCGACATTCCGTCAACGATGTCGCTGATGCAGATCTACCAGACCAAACTGCAACCGTACGAAAAGGCCGCCGCTGAAGCTGCCGCCGCCGGTCTACCAGCGCCGGAACTGAACCTGACCCCGGCCGAAGAGGCACAGGTCAAGACCGGCCTGGAGAAACTGCTGGCCGCCGGCCCGCAGGTGGCTCTGGAAAACCTGTCGTTCAACACCAGCAACGGCGAAAGTCGCGCCAACCTGGTGCTGGACCTGACCAAACCACAATCCATGGACCTGCCGCCAGACCAATTGGTCAAGCAGTTGATCGCCCTGCTGGACTTCAACCTGTTGGTGTCCAAGCCGATGCTGGTTGACGTGCTCACCGTGCAGTCGCAAATCGACGGCCAGACCGACGCCAAGTTGATCGCCGATCAGGCGAGCGCAACCGCCGACATGTTCAGCAGCATGGCGGTCGGCACGCAATTGGCGAAACTGGACGGTAACAACGTCGTCACCAAGCTGCACTACGCCAACAATCAGGTGGACTTCAACGGCCAGAAAATGACCCTCGAAGAGTTTGTCGGCTTCGTGATGAGCAAACTCGGCGGCACGGGCGACGTCACCCTCCAGTAA